Genomic DNA from bacterium:
CCCTCACGCTAGTGCTGTCGATTGCGGTCCTGATCTTGCTTACGATCATGATCGTGCTTGGGATTGCGATTAACAAGTTTATTAAGACTTTGCAAAAGATCGCTGAAATTGCGCAAGATGGCACGAAGACGGCATCTGACATTGTGCACGAGGTAAAAGAAAAAATAATTAATCCGATGACCATGAGTGCGATTTTTGCGCAAGTCATGCGTGGCGCTCGATCTCGGGGAAAGGCTAAGAAATAATGGCACGCAAACGAGGATTTATGAAGGGATTGGGGCTTGGAGCTCTGGTGGCAGGAGTTGGGGCTCTTTTGTTCGCACCGAAGAGTGGGAAGCAAACACGCAAAGATTTGCTTGCAAACTTTGATGATGTCAAGCAACAGGTTACCGAGGGGCTCGACCAGCTCAAGGAGGCGAGCGTGCGCGTTAAGCAGGACTCCGTAAAGGAGACCAAGGACCTTATGAAGCGCGCCGAGAAGCTTAAGCAGCAGCTCAACGCAACTGCCCTGAAGTTGACGAGCGTCAGTGATGACGCTCGTGAAGAAGTTAGTGGCCAGGCTGCTGATTTGGTACAAGAAGGTCGCGCGCTGCTAGAAGAACTGGAAGTACTCGGCAAGAAGATTGGTGCCAGCACCAAACGAGAAGTTGCGCAAGCTACGAAGCGAGTGACAGAAACAGTCAAAAAAGGTGCCGAAGAAGCAGAAGTAGTTGCTAAGAAAGCACAAGCCACCGCCAAACAAACAGCCCGTAGGACTACTACAACAGCCAAGCGAACGGCTACTCGAGCTCAAAAAGTAGTTAAACAGGCCGCAAAGACGGCGACTAAGCCTGCTACCAAGCGGACCCAGTCTCGTGGCAAGAAGTAAGCAAACACAGCTTCAGAAAGACGATATCGATCAAGCAGCACGGGTTGCTCAGATTTTTAGCTCCAGCGAGCTGATCGAACTCATCAATAACCGGTGGCGCTTTGCATGGATCAATCTACGGGCTGGATTTTATCGCGGTGTTGGTACTACGCTCGGCATAGCTCTGGTGGTGGTATTGATTGGATACTTGGTCATTATTCTCGGTGGTGTTCCTTATATTGGTGATTTTATTAAGAGTATTGATAATAGCGTCCCAACATCCACTCAGGTGAAATAATAATACTCACACTTCCGTAGAAGTGTGAGTTTAGAAATAGCTATACGCTAGCCAGGCAGCAATGCCAGCCAGCGTCATCAACTCGAAGATGGGTACCCAACTGATAGCAGTTGGTGTCGGGGACGGGTTGAGAAAGAGTCCGCATGAATCGATCGATCATCTGCGCACCCCCTATGGTAGGATTGTCGTACTGACGACTGATTGCGGCATGGTGTCGAAGATCGGACGGTCATCAGCGAAGACAGCGATGAATACGAGCATGCTCGGCGAACTTGACAGCATCCACCGTTGGATTGTCGGTATAAGTCTAGTCTTCGGGGCAGCTAGAGCTTGTGATTGAGATGTTTGCGAGAAGGATTGGTAAAAAGGATCTTGCACATAGAAACCCTTTCTGGTTGAGATGTGAGGTCGGGGCATGTGCCCTTCCAAGATGTTCGATTATAGCAAAAAGCTTGGGAGAGCCCCGAGTTTCGGCGCGTTGTGCGCCGAAACTCGGGAAGGTTGGGAGGAGGTCAGATCTCCTCGTAGAAACCGGGTTTCGAGGGAGATTCGAACTCGGGGTACGGCTCTAAGATCAGGTCGCGCGCGACCAAGGCGAGCTTGTGATCCGCCAGTGGGTCGAGACCCGAGACGCCGACGCCACCGATGGTACCGACGTCCTGCCGCCAGATGCGAACACCGCCGGCGAAGTCGGTGATGCGATCGTTGCCGTAGCTCGGAGGAGCGACGTGCAGCTCGCGCATGCGGGGACCGACATCGACGGTGTCGCGCGCGAGGAGGATCGCGGTGTAGGCCTTGTTCGGAGCCAGGACCGTGGTCTGGACGTTGGCGCTGTCGCCAGACACCAGAAGCAACGGCTTGAAGTCAGCGCCCATGTAGCAGATGCTGATCTTGTCGAGGGTCTCGAGTCCTCCATCGGCGGTGAGCTTCTCGACCAAGCGCTGATAACCAGCGCGAGCGGCGCTGGACAGCAAGACCGAAGCCGTCCTGAAGACAGGGATGTCACGCGGGATGTCCGCGGACGTGATCAGGCCGCTCGTCGGAGCAGACGTAGAGAAAGCTTCATTCGGATGACCTGGCATGATGCCTCTTTCGTGGTAGGTTCGGATATCGCCCGATCTGGACTAATAGGTATAATCATAGCACAAATAACTATAAAAATCAATAGTTTAGAGCGCTTACGCTATAGGCACGAATCGCGTAAAATAAGAATAAATGGGTGAGTTGAATACGAAAGATCAGGGGTCGGCGACGGCCGTGCAAGAGAAGGCATCTCAGAAGCAATCTCCGGACTTTGTGCACCTGCATAATCACACGCATTATTCACTACTGGATGGGCTCCAAAAGATTCCCCAGATGCTTGATTGGGTGCAGGAGTTGGGGCAAAAAGCTGTGGCAATTACAGATCACGGGACACTGTCGGGCGCGATTGAGTTCTATAAGGAGTGCAAGAAGCGCGACATTAAGCCGATCATTGGCATGGAGGCCTATGTTGCCCCGAGAAAGCACACCGATAAATCGACCCGCGAAGATCGTACGCCGTATCACTTGACGCTTCTAGCTAAGAACGAGCAGGGGTATAAGAACCTCATCAAGCTTTCGACCATAGCTTGCCTCGAAGGTTTTTATTACAAACCACGTATCGATCGTGACCTGATTGAGAAATATCATGAGGGTATTATCGCTTTGACGGGTTGTATCGGTGGAGAAGTGGGTACAAATATTCTGGCTGATAACTATGAAGCTGCGAAGGAAGCTGCGCAGTGGTACAAAGACACCTTTGGTGCTGAGAATTATTATCTTGAGATGCAGCCCCATATTGGATGGGAGCCACAAGACAAAGTAAACGCTGGTTTGCGCAAACTGTCGAAGGAGCTTGATCTGGGATTAGTGATAACTGGCGATGCTCACTACTCAAAATCCGACCAACATTATGCTCATGATATTTTGCTCTGTGTACAGACTGGCTCGACGATCGAGGATCCAAATCGCTTCAAGCTCGATCAAGACTTGAGTATATATTCTGGTGCTCAAATTGCCGAGCGTTTTCC
This window encodes:
- a CDS encoding heme-binding protein; the protein is MPGHPNEAFSTSAPTSGLITSADIPRDIPVFRTASVLLSSAARAGYQRLVEKLTADGGLETLDKISICYMGADFKPLLLVSGDSANVQTTVLAPNKAYTAILLARDTVDVGPRMRELHVAPPSYGNDRITDFAGGVRIWRQDVGTIGGVGVSGLDPLADHKLALVARDLILEPYPEFESPSKPGFYEEI
- a CDS encoding YtxH domain-containing protein; the protein is MARKRGFMKGLGLGALVAGVGALLFAPKSGKQTRKDLLANFDDVKQQVTEGLDQLKEASVRVKQDSVKETKDLMKRAEKLKQQLNATALKLTSVSDDAREEVSGQAADLVQEGRALLEELEVLGKKIGASTKREVAQATKRVTETVKKGAEEAEVVAKKAQATAKQTARRTTTTAKRTATRAQKVVKQAAKTATKPATKRTQSRGKK